The proteins below are encoded in one region of Parus major isolate Abel chromosome 7, Parus_major1.1, whole genome shotgun sequence:
- the YBEY gene encoding endoribonuclease YbeY: protein MSVALRNAQRTVLVRRASLRRAVCALRTALGASRFDVGLVCAGNALMQRLNAAYRHCPEPTDVLSFPFHQVAAGELPQPRCREEYDLGDIFLGVEYIHQQCRKTGEDFDDVLTVTAAHGLCHLLGYRHNTKPEWEQMYQKEAQILEELNRLTGSRLRPLTAGLY, encoded by the exons ATGAGCGTGGCTCTGCGGAACGCGCAGCGCACCGTCCTCGTGCGCCGGGCCTCGCTCCGCCGCGCCGTCTGCGCCCTGCGCACCGCTCTGGGCGCCTCCCGCTTTGACGTGGGGCTGGTCTGCGCTGGCAACGCGTTGATGCAGCGTCTGAACGCCGCCTACCGACACTGCCCGGAGCCCACCGACGTCCTCTCTTTCCCGTTCCACCAAGTGGCGGCGGGGGAGCTGCCACAGCCGCGCTGCCGCGAGGAGTACGACCTGGGGGACATATTCCTAGGGGTGGAGTACATCCACCAGCAGTGCCGCAAAACCGGGGAGGATTTTGACGATGTCCTGACG GTGACGGCAGCCCACGGATTGTGCCACTTGCTCGGCTACCGGCACAACACGAAACCCGAGTGGGAGCAG ATGTACCAGAAGGAAGCGCAAATTTTGGAGGAACTGAACCGCCTCACAGGCTCCCGGCTGCGGCCCCTTACCGCCGGCCTCTACTGA
- the POFUT2 gene encoding GDP-fucose protein O-fucosyltransferase 2: MAPQGIGGRCSPALPLLLLRLAALALPPPPAAASEPPPAALFAGHAASSLPAAAAAPRTRYLLYDVNPPEGFNLRRDVYVRIASLLKTLRKSENWVLVMPPWGRLYHWQSPDILQIRIPWSEFFDIPSLNRNIPVIEYEQFFAESGGPFIEQIYVLQGYAEGWKEGTWEEKIDERPCIDQLMYSRDKHGYYRGWFWGNEETRGLNASCLSVQGSASIVAPILLKNTSAQSVMLDRAENLLHDHYGGKDYWNTRRSMVFAKHLRVVGDEFRKKYLQSTDEADRTQYKEDWTQMKVKTGTALGGPYLGVHLRRRDFIWGHREDVPSLQGAVKKIHSLLEGLKLEKVFVATDAVEEEIELLKKLLPEMVRFEASLEELELYKDGGLAVIDQWICAHARYFIGTSVSTFSFRIHEEREILGFDPKTTYNRFCGETEKNCEQPTHWKIVY, encoded by the exons ATGGCGCCGCAGGGGATCGGCGGTCGCTGCTCCCCGgcgctgccgctgctgctgctccgtCTGGCCGCTCTCGCTCTCCCGCCaccgcccgccgccgcctccgAGCCTCCGCCCGCTGCCCTCTTCGCCGGCCACGCCGCCTCCTCGctgcccgccgccgccgccgccccgcgcaCCAG ATATCTTTTGTATGATGTAAACCCCCCTGAAGGGTTCAACCTTCGCAGAGATGTCTATGTTCGCATTGCTTCCCTTCTGAAGACCCTGCGGAAAAGCGAAAACTGGGTGTTGGTTATGCCTCCCTGGGGCCGTCTTTATCACTGGCAGAGCCCTGACATCCTCCAGATCCGGATCCCTTGGTCTGAATTCTTTGATATCCCAAGCCTCAACAGGAACATTCCTGTCATTGAATATGAGCAATTCTTTGCAG AGTCAGGTGGGCCGTTTATTGAACAGATTTATGTGCTCCAAGGCTACGCAGAAGGATGGAAAGAAGGaacatgggaagaaaaaatagatgaaagGCCATGCATTGATCAGCTGATGTACTCCAGAGACAAACATGGCTACTACAG GGGCTGGTTCTGGGGTAACGAGGAAACACGAGGCCTAAACGCCTCTTGCTTGTCTGTCCAAGGATCTGCCTCTATTGTGGCTCCCATCCTCCTGAAGAACACTTCAGCACA GTCAGTGATGTTAGACAGAGCTGAAAACCTTCTTCATGACCACTACGGAGGGAAAGATTATTGGAAT ACCCGTCGGAGCATGGTGTTTGCTAAACACCTCCGCGTGGTAGGAGATGAGTTTAGGAAGAAATACCTTCAATCCACCGATGAGGCAGACAGGACTCAGTACAAGGAGGACTGGACACAGATGAAG GTTAAGACTGGCACAGCTCTAGGTGGCCCATACCTTGGGGTTCACCTCAGAAGGAGAGACTTCATTTGGGGTCACAGAGAAGACGTGCCTTCCTTACAAGGAGCAGTAAAGAAAATCCACAGCCTATTGGAGGGGCTTAAACTTGAAAAAGTTTTTGTAGCCACTGATGCTGTTGAGGAAG AGATTGAACTGCTCAAGAAACTGCTGCCCGAGATGGTGAGGTTTGAAGCCTCTCTGGAGGAACTGGAACTCTATAAGGATGGGGGCTTGGCTGTGATTGACCAGTGGATTTGTGCACATGCAAG gtaTTTTATAGGCACCTCTGtttcaacattttcctttcGAATCCACGAGGAACGGGAGATCTTGGGATTTGATCCAAAAACAACTTACAACCGATTCTGtggtgaaacagagaaaaactgtGAGCAGCCTACTCACTGGAAAATTGTATATTAa